In Mycobacteriales bacterium, a single genomic region encodes these proteins:
- the ilvD gene encoding dihydroxy-acid dehydratase translates to MAVDRKPRSRDVTDGYERAPARAMLRAVGLTDDDWDKPQIGVASSWNEITPCNLSLDRLAKRAKDGIRQSGGVALEFGTISVSDGISMGHEGMHASLVSREVIADSVETVMFAERLDGSVLLAGCDKSLPGMLMAAARLDLASVFLYAGTSLPGHIGDRDLTIVDAFEAVGACARGLISQDELGAIERNTCPGEGACAGMFTANTMASAAEALGMSMPGSAAPPAVDRRRDDYAIRSGEAVMALVDAGITARSVMTREAFENAITVVMALGGSTNAVLHLLAIAHEAQVDLTLDDFNRIGDRTPHLADVKPFGRFVMSDIDRVGGIPVVMRTLLDAGLLNGDCLTVTGKTVAENLADVAPADPDGTVIHALADPIHQTGGLVILRGSLAPDGAVVKTAGFDTAVFEGTARVFDTERPAMDAVTGGGLRAGDVVVIRYEGPRGGPGMREMLAVTGAIKGAGLGKDVLLLTDGRFSGGTTGLCVGHVAPEAADAGPIALVRDGDPIRLDVPARRLDLLVDEAELERRRAEWSALPPRYPTGVFGKYVKLVGSAAQGAVCG, encoded by the coding sequence CTGGCCGTGGACCGGAAGCCGAGAAGCAGAGATGTCACTGACGGGTACGAGCGCGCGCCGGCGCGGGCCATGCTCCGCGCAGTCGGGCTGACCGACGACGACTGGGACAAGCCGCAGATCGGCGTCGCCTCGTCGTGGAACGAGATCACGCCGTGCAACCTCTCGCTCGACCGGTTGGCGAAGCGCGCGAAGGACGGGATCCGGCAGTCCGGGGGAGTCGCGCTGGAGTTCGGCACGATCTCGGTCTCCGACGGCATCTCGATGGGTCACGAGGGGATGCACGCCTCGCTGGTGTCGCGTGAGGTGATCGCGGACTCGGTGGAGACCGTGATGTTCGCCGAGCGCCTGGACGGGTCGGTGCTGCTGGCCGGCTGCGACAAGTCCCTGCCCGGCATGCTGATGGCCGCCGCGCGCCTCGACCTGGCCTCGGTCTTCCTGTACGCCGGGACCAGCCTGCCGGGGCACATCGGCGACCGCGACCTGACCATCGTCGACGCGTTCGAGGCGGTCGGCGCCTGCGCCCGGGGGCTGATCAGCCAGGACGAGCTCGGTGCCATCGAGCGCAACACCTGTCCGGGAGAAGGTGCATGCGCCGGCATGTTCACGGCGAACACCATGGCCAGTGCGGCCGAGGCGCTGGGCATGTCGATGCCCGGCAGCGCCGCGCCGCCTGCGGTCGACCGGCGTCGCGACGACTACGCGATCCGCTCCGGCGAGGCCGTGATGGCGCTCGTCGATGCCGGCATCACGGCGAGGTCGGTCATGACCCGCGAGGCGTTCGAGAACGCGATCACGGTCGTCATGGCGCTGGGCGGTTCGACCAATGCCGTGCTGCACCTGCTCGCGATCGCGCACGAGGCGCAGGTCGACCTCACCCTTGACGACTTCAACCGGATCGGGGACCGCACCCCGCACCTCGCGGACGTCAAACCGTTCGGGCGCTTCGTGATGAGTGACATCGACCGGGTCGGGGGGATCCCGGTGGTCATGCGGACGCTGCTCGACGCGGGCCTGCTCAACGGCGACTGCCTCACCGTGACCGGCAAGACGGTCGCGGAGAACCTCGCGGACGTGGCGCCGGCAGACCCGGACGGCACCGTGATCCACGCGCTGGCCGACCCGATCCACCAGACCGGTGGCCTGGTGATCCTGCGTGGCTCGCTCGCCCCCGATGGTGCGGTCGTCAAGACGGCCGGGTTCGACACCGCGGTCTTCGAAGGAACCGCTCGCGTCTTCGACACCGAACGCCCGGCCATGGACGCGGTCACCGGCGGTGGGCTGCGGGCCGGCGACGTCGTCGTGATCCGGTACGAAGGCCCACGCGGCGGTCCGGGGATGCGGGAGATGCTGGCGGTCACCGGCGCGATCAAGGGCGCCGGGCTCGGGAAGGACGTCCTGCTGCTCACCGACGGCCGGTTCTCGGGCGGGACCACCGGGCTTTGCGTGGGGCACGTCGCGCCCGAGGCGGCCGATGCCGGGCCGATCGCGCTGGTCCGCGACGGCGACCCGATCCGGCTCGACGTACCGGCTCGCCGGCTCGACCTGCTGGTGGACGAGGCCGAGCTCGAACGCCGCCGCGCCGAGTGGTCCGCGCTGCCGCCGCGGTACCCGACCGGCGTCTTCGGCAAGTACGTCAAGCTGGTCGGCTCGGCGGCTCAGGGCGCGGTGTGCGGATGA
- a CDS encoding pyridoxamine 5'-phosphate oxidase family protein: MSKVHPDGIEPRLRAWIEQQPVFFVATAPLAADGHINVSPRGGRGSLAVLDQHTVAWLDLTGSGAETIAHLRENGRVVVMLCAFDGPPQIVRLHGSGRAVQPADPEWEQLAARFPARRGARAIIVVDVTRVSDSCGFAVPRMDYVEDRDLLERWAERKDDQAIADYRAERNAESIDGLPTRLDARSSPARP, translated from the coding sequence ATGAGCAAGGTTCACCCCGACGGGATCGAGCCGCGGCTGCGCGCCTGGATCGAGCAGCAGCCGGTGTTCTTCGTCGCGACCGCGCCGCTGGCTGCGGATGGACACATCAACGTCTCGCCGCGGGGCGGGCGTGGCTCGCTCGCCGTGCTCGACCAGCACACGGTGGCCTGGCTCGACCTCACCGGCAGCGGGGCCGAGACGATCGCGCACCTGCGCGAGAACGGCCGGGTGGTCGTCATGCTCTGCGCGTTCGACGGGCCGCCGCAGATCGTCCGGCTGCACGGCAGCGGGAGGGCGGTGCAGCCGGCCGATCCGGAGTGGGAGCAGCTGGCCGCGCGGTTCCCGGCGCGCCGGGGCGCCCGCGCGATCATTGTGGTCGATGTGACCCGCGTGAGTGACTCGTGCGGTTTCGCGGTACCTCGCATGGACTACGTCGAGGACCGCGACCTGCTCGAGCGGTGGGCAGAGCGCAAGGACGACCAGGCGATCGCCGACTACCGGGCGGAGCGGAACGCCGAGAGCATCGACGGGTTGCCCACGCGGTTGGATGCGCGATCTTCACCCGCGCGTCCTTGA
- a CDS encoding acetolactate synthase large subunit, whose product MILDHVPPLSASREGFFHAGTPEARPDEGPDVGVVTVERLTGAQAMVRALEELDARVVFGIPGGAILPAYDPLFDSTKVRHILVRHEQGAGHAATGYAQATGRVGVCMATSGPGATNLVTPIADAYMDSVPLVAITGQVPSGAIGTDAFQEADICGITMPITKHNFLVQNAEDIPRTLAEAFHIAATGRPGPVLVDIAKDALQAETTFTWPVEMHLPGYRPAAKPHGKQVREAARLIVDAERPVLYVGGGVLKAHATEELRVLAELTGVPVVTTLMARGAFPDSHPQHLGMPGMHGSVSAVTALQRSDLLVTLGARFDDRVTGKLSSFAPEATVIHADIDPAEISKNRTADVPIVGDVREVIADLIIAIQAEHADGRKGDFTAWWKQCNAWRRTYPLGYDHPDDGTMAPQYVIERLGKVCGPSTVIVAGVGQHQMWASQFVSYEQPHTWINSGGLGTMGFAVPAAMGAKVGRPEALVWAIDGDGCFQMTNQELTTCAVEGIPIKIAIINNGALGMVRQWQTLFYDGRYSHTDLAKGARYIPDFVMLAEAMGCVGLRCENADDVDATIEKAMAINDAPVVVDFVVGKDAMVWPMVAAGTSNDDIKIARETAPDFEYEMGEVSSDE is encoded by the coding sequence CTGATCCTGGATCACGTGCCGCCCCTCAGCGCTTCGCGCGAGGGGTTTTTTCATGCAGGCACACCGGAAGCAAGGCCCGATGAAGGACCCGATGTAGGAGTGGTGACAGTGGAACGGCTGACCGGCGCGCAGGCGATGGTGCGGGCGCTGGAGGAGCTCGACGCGCGGGTGGTGTTCGGCATCCCCGGCGGCGCGATCCTCCCGGCGTACGACCCGTTGTTCGACTCGACGAAGGTCCGGCACATCCTGGTCCGCCACGAACAGGGCGCGGGGCACGCGGCTACCGGCTATGCGCAGGCCACCGGTCGGGTCGGGGTGTGCATGGCGACCAGCGGTCCTGGCGCGACCAACCTCGTGACGCCGATCGCCGACGCCTACATGGACTCGGTGCCGCTGGTCGCGATCACCGGGCAGGTGCCGTCGGGCGCGATCGGGACGGACGCCTTCCAGGAGGCCGACATCTGCGGCATCACGATGCCGATCACCAAGCACAACTTCCTCGTCCAGAACGCCGAGGACATCCCGCGGACCCTCGCGGAGGCGTTTCACATCGCCGCGACCGGGCGGCCCGGACCGGTGCTGGTCGACATCGCGAAGGATGCGCTGCAGGCGGAGACGACCTTCACCTGGCCGGTGGAGATGCACCTGCCCGGCTACCGGCCGGCCGCCAAGCCGCACGGCAAGCAGGTCCGCGAGGCGGCCCGGCTGATCGTGGACGCCGAGCGACCGGTGCTCTACGTCGGCGGCGGTGTGCTCAAGGCACACGCGACCGAGGAGCTACGCGTGCTCGCCGAGCTGACCGGCGTCCCGGTCGTCACGACGCTCATGGCGCGCGGTGCGTTCCCGGACTCCCATCCGCAGCACTTGGGCATGCCCGGGATGCACGGCTCGGTGTCGGCGGTGACGGCGCTGCAGCGATCCGACCTGCTGGTCACGCTGGGTGCACGGTTCGACGACCGAGTGACCGGCAAGCTGTCGAGCTTCGCGCCGGAAGCGACGGTGATCCACGCGGACATCGACCCGGCGGAGATCTCGAAAAACCGTACGGCGGACGTGCCGATCGTCGGCGACGTGCGTGAGGTGATCGCTGATCTGATCATCGCGATCCAGGCGGAGCACGCGGACGGTCGCAAGGGCGACTTCACCGCCTGGTGGAAGCAGTGCAACGCCTGGCGGCGGACCTACCCGCTCGGATACGACCACCCGGACGACGGAACCATGGCGCCGCAGTACGTGATCGAGCGGCTGGGCAAGGTCTGCGGGCCGTCGACGGTCATCGTCGCCGGGGTCGGCCAGCACCAGATGTGGGCGTCGCAGTTCGTGTCGTACGAGCAGCCGCACACCTGGATCAACTCCGGCGGGCTCGGAACCATGGGTTTCGCCGTACCGGCGGCGATGGGCGCGAAGGTCGGGCGGCCGGAGGCGCTGGTCTGGGCGATCGACGGCGACGGCTGCTTCCAGATGACCAACCAGGAGCTCACCACCTGCGCGGTCGAGGGCATCCCGATCAAGATCGCGATCATCAACAACGGGGCGCTCGGCATGGTGCGGCAGTGGCAGACCCTGTTCTACGACGGTCGGTACTCCCACACCGATCTTGCGAAGGGCGCTCGCTACATTCCCGACTTCGTGATGCTCGCGGAGGCGATGGGCTGCGTCGGCCTTCGCTGCGAGAACGCCGACGACGTCGACGCGACGATCGAGAAGGCGATGGCGATCAACGATGCACCGGTGGTCGTCGACTTCGTGGTCGGCAAGGACGCGATGGTCTGGCCGATGGTGGCTGCGGGCACCTCGAACGACGACATCAAGATCGCGCGCGAGACCGCGCCGGACTTCGAGTACGAGATGGGTGAGGTCAGCTCCGATGAGTAG
- the ilvN gene encoding acetolactate synthase small subunit — protein sequence MSRHTLSVLVENKPGVLARVASLFSRRGFNIDSLAVGPTEHPDVSRMTIAVNVEDLPLEQVTKQLNKLVNVLKVVELDTDASVQRELLLVKVKADLTSRSQVLEVVQLFRAKVVDVAADAVTIEATGTVDKLEAFIRVLEPFGIRELVQSGMVAVGRGARSITDRSLRSVERTA from the coding sequence ATGAGTAGGCACACGCTGTCGGTGCTGGTCGAGAACAAGCCCGGCGTGCTTGCCCGGGTGGCCTCGCTGTTCTCCCGGCGCGGGTTCAACATCGACTCGCTCGCGGTCGGTCCCACCGAGCATCCCGACGTGTCGCGCATGACGATCGCGGTCAACGTCGAGGATCTCCCGCTCGAGCAGGTGACCAAGCAGCTGAACAAGCTGGTCAACGTGCTGAAGGTGGTCGAGCTCGACACCGACGCGTCGGTCCAGCGCGAGCTGCTGCTGGTGAAGGTGAAGGCCGACCTCACCAGCCGGTCGCAGGTCCTCGAGGTGGTCCAGCTGTTCCGTGCCAAGGTCGTCGACGTCGCGGCGGATGCCGTGACGATCGAGGCCACCGGCACCGTGGACAAGCTGGAGGCCTTCATCCGGGTGCTCGAGCCGTTCGGCATCCGCGAGCTCGTCCAGTCCGGGATGGTCGCGGTCGGCCGCGGCGCCCGCAGCATCACCGACCGATCGCTCCGCTCCGTGGAAAGGACAGCCTGA
- the ilvC gene encoding ketol-acid reductoisomerase, which translates to MAPEIYYDDDADLALVQARKVAVLGYGSQGHAHALNLRESGVDVRVGLPEASKSRAAAEAEGLRVVAPAEACAEADLIMVLAPDTVQRHLYAEAVEPNLSEGDALFFGHGFNIRFGYVAPPSTVDVCMVAPKGPGHLVRRQFQEGRGVPCLVAVEQDASGQALPLSLAYSKGIGGTRAGTLKTTFTEETETDLFGEQAVLCGGISALVQAGFETLTEAGYQPEAAYFECLHELKLIVDLMYEGGISKMRWSISDTAEYGDYTRGPRVVNAATKQEMKRILAEIQDGSFAREWIAEDDAGRPQFDKYRAEGAAHPIEEVGGRLRGLMSWIKSD; encoded by the coding sequence ATGGCACCCGAGATCTACTACGACGACGACGCCGACCTCGCGCTCGTCCAAGCCCGCAAGGTCGCCGTGCTCGGCTACGGCTCGCAGGGGCACGCGCACGCGTTGAACCTGCGCGAGTCCGGCGTCGACGTACGCGTCGGCCTGCCGGAGGCCTCCAAGAGCCGGGCCGCGGCCGAGGCGGAAGGGCTGCGGGTCGTGGCACCGGCCGAGGCCTGCGCCGAGGCGGACCTGATCATGGTGCTCGCCCCGGACACGGTGCAGCGACACCTGTACGCCGAGGCGGTCGAGCCGAACCTCAGCGAGGGTGACGCGCTGTTCTTCGGCCACGGGTTCAACATCCGGTTCGGCTACGTCGCGCCGCCGTCGACGGTCGACGTGTGCATGGTCGCGCCGAAGGGTCCCGGGCATCTGGTCCGCCGGCAGTTCCAGGAAGGGCGCGGCGTGCCGTGCCTGGTAGCGGTGGAGCAGGACGCGAGCGGGCAGGCGCTGCCGCTGTCGTTGGCTTACTCCAAGGGCATCGGCGGGACGCGCGCAGGGACGCTGAAGACGACGTTCACCGAAGAGACCGAGACCGACCTGTTCGGCGAGCAGGCGGTGCTCTGCGGCGGCATCTCGGCGCTCGTCCAGGCCGGCTTCGAGACGCTGACCGAGGCCGGGTACCAACCGGAGGCGGCGTACTTCGAGTGCCTGCACGAGCTGAAGCTGATCGTGGACCTGATGTACGAGGGCGGCATCTCGAAGATGCGCTGGTCGATCTCCGACACGGCGGAGTACGGCGACTACACCCGCGGACCGCGCGTGGTGAACGCCGCGACCAAGCAGGAGATGAAGCGGATCCTCGCCGAGATCCAGGACGGCAGCTTCGCCCGGGAGTGGATCGCGGAGGACGACGCCGGCCGCCCGCAGTTCGACAAGTACCGGGCGGAGGGTGCGGCCCATCCGATCGAGGAGGTCGGCGGCCGGCTGCGCGGGTTGATGTCCTGGATCAAGTCCGACTGA